In the genome of Candidatus Omnitrophota bacterium, one region contains:
- a CDS encoding type II secretion system protein, which translates to MNIKQSIPGLNRAKRNEGFTLLEVIIAAAILGLGLLSIVKVFPYGIEAARRAEDLTQATLLAQDLFEGMKSDPINFPLLPGASSVLIPMPGNGYDDDTNNEMFNADRGRVRNNPYDLNNNGKPDVDFDGLPEKDGAGLRTNPPNGIDDDGDGAGDDNGDSFSYSRSSTMMRRAFAHLRSGALDGDYYYDPEPNIDEEIGNGKDDDGDGLIDEDCRLASVRISRTNVLLPLLAGDGMDNDGDGEDNDDDPRTPAIADGIDNDGDGMIDEGIDEEIWDGFDNDKDGLIDEDCQNARFPFSPSLFPAPFSRYSWQIFVGRIPNNGRYGIEDVNGDGSPDLGDGIDNDGDGLVDEELPDGLDLDYPIASNRRQGMTYLKNYAGLPQSDGLVDEDCIAAPLPNWRRVDIVISWGGDGEDNDGDSAKARVDPQSTYQLGDTLDQRNRRMTQRISYGAVSWGIDEEKLDGIDNDFDGEIDEDCYKFEFKLTGFINLENPSQSFTMTSGQPRGLAISSRE; encoded by the coding sequence ATGAATATAAAACAATCGATTCCTGGCCTGAATCGGGCGAAAAGGAACGAAGGATTTACATTGCTGGAAGTCATCATCGCCGCCGCCATTTTGGGCTTGGGGCTGTTGTCGATCGTGAAGGTGTTTCCTTACGGCATTGAGGCGGCCCGCCGGGCGGAGGATTTGACGCAGGCGACGCTGCTGGCGCAGGACCTTTTCGAGGGGATGAAGAGCGATCCCATCAATTTCCCACTGCTGCCCGGCGCCAGTTCCGTATTGATTCCCATGCCGGGCAACGGATACGACGACGATACCAATAACGAGATGTTCAACGCCGACAGGGGGCGGGTGCGGAACAATCCTTACGATCTGAACAACAACGGCAAGCCGGACGTGGATTTCGACGGACTGCCGGAAAAGGACGGCGCGGGATTGCGGACGAATCCGCCCAATGGAATCGACGACGACGGCGACGGCGCAGGGGACGATAATGGCGACAGTTTCAGCTATTCCCGCTCTTCGACGATGATGCGGCGGGCGTTCGCCCATCTGCGATCCGGCGCGTTGGACGGAGATTATTATTACGATCCCGAACCCAATATCGATGAGGAGATTGGCAACGGAAAAGACGACGATGGCGACGGATTGATCGACGAGGATTGCCGTTTGGCGTCGGTGAGAATTTCGCGGACGAACGTTCTTTTGCCTCTGCTGGCGGGAGACGGAATGGATAACGATGGCGATGGAGAAGATAACGACGACGATCCGCGAACGCCCGCCATTGCCGATGGGATCGATAATGACGGCGATGGAATGATTGACGAAGGCATCGACGAAGAGATTTGGGACGGTTTCGATAACGATAAGGATGGTTTGATCGACGAAGACTGTCAAAACGCCCGCTTTCCGTTCAGCCCTTCCCTATTCCCGGCCCCGTTCAGCCGCTATTCCTGGCAGATTTTCGTAGGCCGCATTCCCAACAATGGCCGTTATGGAATCGAAGACGTCAACGGAGACGGCTCGCCGGATTTGGGGGATGGCATCGACAACGACGGCGATGGCCTGGTCGATGAAGAATTGCCGGACGGCTTGGATTTGGATTACCCGATCGCGTCCAATCGGCGGCAGGGGATGACCTACTTGAAGAACTACGCCGGATTGCCCCAGTCTGACGGATTGGTGGACGAAGATTGCATCGCGGCGCCGCTTCCGAATTGGCGCAGAGTGGATATCGTCATCTCCTGGGGAGGCGATGGCGAGGATAACGATGGAGATTCCGCCAAGGCGCGCGTCGATCCCCAATCCACCTACCAATTAGGCGATACTCTCGATCAGAGAAACCGGCGTATGACGCAGCGGATTTCCTATGGCGCGGTATCGTGGGGAATCGACGAAGAGAAACTAGACGGCATCGATAACGATTTCGACGGCGAGATCGATGAAGACTGCTATAAATTCGAATTCAAATTGACGGGATTCATCAATCTGGAGAATCCATCCCAATCCTTCACCATGACCAGCGGCCAACCGC